Proteins encoded together in one Lathyrus oleraceus cultivar Zhongwan6 chromosome 5, CAAS_Psat_ZW6_1.0, whole genome shotgun sequence window:
- the LOC127083067 gene encoding uncharacterized protein LOC127083067, which produces MAPNRWIRPEVYPLFVPVGMAIGLCAMQLVRNITTNPEVRVTKQNRAAGIPANGSEGEKYSQHFVRKFLRGQSPEVMPSINGFFSNPK; this is translated from the exons ATGGCTCCCAACAGATGGATTAGACCCGAG GTATACCCACTTTTCGTGCCTGTTGGTATGGCTATTGGCCTCTGCGCTATGCAACTTGTTCGAAACATAACCACTAATCCTGAAGTCAG GGTAACCAAACAGAACAGAGCTGCAGGAATTCCTGCCAATGGATCGGAGGGTGAGAAATATTCACAACACTTCGTCAGAAAGTTTCTCCGCGGCCAGAGCCCTGAGGTTATGCCATCCATCAATGGCTTCTTCTCCAATCCAAAATAA